One Mesorhizobium sp. L-2-11 genomic region harbors:
- a CDS encoding PhoX family protein: MTEHRPDAHFRTSLLEENDGPGTNPTDNQTMGEIIAARFSRRGFLQGSLAATAIAATVSPLALILADDARAGGGSVFSFDEVEAGVDDKHHVAAGYDADVLLRWGDPLFADSPDFDPTKQSAAAQERQFGYNNDYVGFIPIDGSAEHGLLVVNHEYTNPHLMFPGLVTIVDGEAKQAPLSKEQVDIEIAAHGGTIVEIRKVSGKWQVVRDSKLNRRITANTEMALSGPVAGHDRVKTSADPTGTKVFGSVNNCAGGVTPWGTYIMAEENIHGYFSGELQEGHKEAANYKRMGIPEGAYEWAAHYDRFDIGKEPNEPNRFGWVVEVDVNDPTSVPRKRTAMGRFKHEGAESVVAKDGRVVFYQGDDERFDYVYKFVTAGKFNAEDRAANMDLLDDGTLYVAKFAEDGTLEWLPLVHGQGPLTAENGFASQADVLIGTRLAADLLGATKMDRPEDIQPNPTTGKVYVMLTNNSKRKTEQVDAANPRAENAFGHIIEIVEDGGDFTATKGKWEIMLKCGDPSVAEVGATFSTATTANGWFGMPDNCAIDAAGRLWVSTDGQGPKATGRTDGLWAVDTEGEARATSKLFFRVPIGAELCGPLFTPDDQTAFVAVQHPADGGEDWEAFGRPSYYEDPSTRWPDFKPDMPVRPSVVAITKQGGGKIAV; encoded by the coding sequence ATGACTGAACATCGCCCCGACGCCCATTTCCGCACCAGCCTGCTCGAGGAAAACGATGGGCCAGGAACCAATCCCACCGACAACCAGACGATGGGCGAAATCATCGCCGCGCGATTCTCGCGCCGTGGTTTTCTGCAGGGATCGCTCGCCGCAACCGCCATCGCCGCCACCGTCAGCCCGCTCGCGCTGATCCTCGCCGACGATGCCCGCGCCGGCGGCGGCTCGGTCTTCAGTTTCGACGAGGTTGAGGCAGGCGTCGACGACAAGCACCATGTCGCCGCCGGTTACGACGCCGACGTGCTGTTGCGCTGGGGCGATCCGCTGTTTGCCGATTCGCCGGATTTCGATCCGACAAAACAGTCGGCGGCGGCGCAGGAAAGGCAGTTTGGCTACAACAACGACTATGTCGGCTTTATCCCGATCGACGGCTCAGCCGAGCATGGCCTGCTGGTGGTCAACCACGAGTACACCAATCCGCATCTGATGTTCCCGGGCCTTGTCACCATCGTCGATGGCGAGGCCAAGCAGGCCCCGCTGAGCAAGGAACAGGTCGACATCGAGATAGCCGCGCATGGGGGCACCATCGTCGAAATTCGCAAGGTATCAGGCAAATGGCAGGTGGTGCGCGACAGCAAGCTCAATCGCCGCATCACCGCCAACACCGAAATGGCGCTGTCCGGCCCCGTCGCCGGCCATGACCGGGTCAAGACCAGTGCCGATCCGACCGGCACCAAGGTCTTCGGCAGCGTCAACAATTGTGCCGGCGGTGTCACGCCCTGGGGCACCTACATCATGGCCGAGGAAAACATACACGGGTATTTCTCGGGCGAGCTGCAGGAAGGCCACAAGGAAGCCGCCAACTACAAGCGCATGGGGATTCCCGAAGGCGCCTACGAATGGGCTGCGCATTACGACCGCTTCGACATCGGCAAGGAGCCCAACGAGCCGAATCGCTTCGGCTGGGTCGTTGAGGTCGATGTCAACGATCCGACCTCGGTGCCGCGGAAGCGCACTGCCATGGGCCGTTTCAAGCATGAGGGCGCCGAATCGGTCGTCGCCAAGGATGGCCGTGTGGTGTTCTACCAAGGTGACGACGAGCGTTTCGATTATGTCTACAAATTCGTCACGGCCGGCAAGTTCAACGCCGAGGACCGCGCCGCCAACATGGATCTTCTCGACGACGGCACGCTCTACGTCGCCAAATTCGCCGAGGACGGTACACTGGAATGGCTGCCGCTGGTTCACGGCCAGGGTCCGTTGACCGCCGAGAACGGCTTTGCCAGCCAGGCCGACGTGCTGATCGGGACAAGGCTTGCCGCCGATCTTCTCGGCGCCACCAAGATGGACCGCCCCGAGGATATTCAGCCCAACCCGACGACCGGCAAGGTCTACGTCATGCTGACCAACAATTCGAAGCGCAAGACGGAGCAGGTCGACGCCGCCAACCCGCGCGCCGAAAACGCTTTCGGCCACATCATCGAGATTGTCGAGGATGGTGGCGATTTCACTGCCACCAAGGGCAAGTGGGAAATCATGTTGAAATGCGGCGATCCCTCGGTGGCCGAAGTCGGCGCCACCTTCTCGACCGCGACGACCGCCAATGGCTGGTTCGGCATGCCGGACAATTGCGCCATCGATGCGGCCGGCCGGCTCTGGGTCTCGACCGATGGCCAGGGCCCGAAGGCGACCGGCCGCACCGATGGCCTGTGGGCGGTCGATACCGAAGGCGAGGCGCGGGCGACATCGAAGCTGTTCTTCCGCGTGCCGATCGGCGCCGAACTCTGCGGCCCGCTGTTCACGCCCGACGACCAGACCGCCTTCGTCGCGGTCCAGCATCCGGCCGATGGCGGCGAGGACTGGGAGGCTTTTGGCCGTCCCTCCTATTATGAGGACCCATCGACCCGCTGGCCCGACTTCAAGCCCGACATGCCGGTGCGTCCGTCGGTCGTCGCCATCACCAAACAGGGCGGTGGCAAGATCGCTGTCTGA
- a CDS encoding phosphatase PAP2 family protein codes for MKNTANKLLNWIEFPVLLAGLVIAGGLWGFEELMEVARDTTPHAFDTEIMLAFREAGQPDNPIGPPWLEGTMRDITSLGSAIVLGLITVAVIVYLLLIHKPGAAFLVFVAVAGGQALSSVLKLGIDRPRPDLVSHLADVATLSFPSGHAMLSAVTYLTLGSMASRFLPGRTTRIYVLALAVLTTLLVGISRVYLGVHWPSDVLAGWCAGFAWAMLCWLAAWAFQRWRGQTAGA; via the coding sequence ATGAAGAATACCGCAAACAAGCTGCTCAACTGGATCGAGTTCCCGGTGCTTTTGGCCGGACTGGTCATCGCCGGCGGACTGTGGGGGTTCGAGGAATTGATGGAGGTGGCGCGAGACACCACGCCGCACGCCTTCGACACGGAAATCATGCTCGCCTTCCGTGAAGCGGGACAGCCCGACAATCCGATCGGACCGCCATGGTTGGAAGGGACGATGCGTGATATCACCAGCCTCGGCAGCGCCATCGTGCTCGGGCTGATCACTGTGGCAGTGATCGTCTATCTGCTGCTGATCCACAAGCCGGGAGCAGCGTTTCTGGTCTTCGTCGCAGTGGCTGGCGGGCAGGCCCTGTCGAGCGTGCTGAAGCTCGGAATCGATCGGCCGCGCCCCGACCTGGTCTCGCATCTTGCCGACGTGGCGACGCTTTCGTTTCCAAGCGGCCATGCGATGCTGTCGGCGGTGACATATTTGACGCTGGGCAGCATGGCGTCGCGTTTCCTGCCTGGGCGAACGACCAGGATCTATGTGCTGGCACTTGCCGTGCTGACAACACTGCTGGTCGGCATCAGCCGCGTCTATCTCGGCGTTCATTGGCCATCGGACGTGCTGGCCGGCTGGTGCGCCGGCTTCGCCTGGGCGATGCTGTGCTGGCTGGCCGCATGGGCGTTCCAGCGATGGCGCGGGCAGACCGCCGGCGCCTGA
- a CDS encoding helix-turn-helix domain-containing protein, producing the protein MITAAQMRAARALAGIDQKTLAERAGVSLPTIQRMEASDGVVRGVVDTLMKVIQALDEVGVELIGENQASERGGRGVRLKPVVPQNPPA; encoded by the coding sequence ATGATCACTGCCGCGCAGATGCGCGCCGCAAGGGCGCTGGCCGGCATCGATCAGAAGACGCTCGCCGAGCGCGCCGGGGTTTCGCTTCCAACCATTCAGCGCATGGAAGCGAGCGACGGCGTGGTCAGGGGCGTGGTCGATACGCTGATGAAGGTCATCCAGGCCCTCGACGAGGTCGGCGTGGAGCTGATCGGCGAGAACCAGGCCAGCGAGCGCGGCGGCAGGGGGGTACGCCTCAAGCCGGTCGTGCCGCAGAACCCGCCAGCCTGA
- a CDS encoding SulP family inorganic anion transporter codes for MDRTRRAIHQPAQPTFSELFTPKLATVLREGYTSEHFRADAIAGLTVAIVALPLSMAIAIASGVSPERGLYTSIIGGFLVSALGGSRFQIGGPAGAFIVLMAATVARVGVDGLLLATMMAGVLLLVIGYLRLGTYIKFIPYPVTVGFTAGIAIIIFSGQIVELFGLKLAGKEPGPLVPKLMAIGEAAGTINLAATFVALLTIVAIALMKRWRPKWPAMLIAIGLASLVVALFSLPAETIGTRFGGIPRSLQMPAFPPISFDRMIDVLPDALAFALLGAIESLLSAVVADGMTGRRHRSNCELVAQGFANIASALFGGICTTGTIARTATNVRAGAHGPVSGMIHSALLLALMLVAAPLASYIPLAALAGVLAVVCWNMFEKQAFATLLRASRGDALVLMATFLIVIFRDLTEGIVVGFALGSILFIDRMAKSIAVEPDQGLVQDDVADRTGAASAYDSSEASDADTVVYRISGAFFFGAASTVATVLDRIADQRKNFILDCSAVPFFDSTAANVIESAAHKARRAGVRFIISGASPQTRRMLINHGVKRPLVTYAASIRDARAQLKNAAPGEV; via the coding sequence ATGGATCGAACCCGGCGGGCAATTCATCAACCGGCGCAGCCGACATTTTCCGAACTGTTCACGCCGAAGCTGGCGACGGTGCTGCGCGAAGGCTACACATCAGAGCACTTCAGGGCCGATGCCATCGCCGGACTGACCGTGGCCATCGTGGCGCTGCCGCTGTCGATGGCGATCGCGATCGCATCGGGCGTGTCGCCGGAGCGCGGGCTCTACACTTCCATCATTGGCGGGTTCCTCGTCTCGGCGCTGGGCGGCAGCCGTTTCCAGATCGGCGGGCCGGCGGGCGCCTTTATCGTGCTGATGGCGGCAACCGTGGCACGGGTCGGCGTCGACGGCCTGCTGCTGGCGACGATGATGGCCGGCGTCTTGCTGCTCGTCATCGGCTATCTCAGGCTTGGCACCTACATCAAGTTCATTCCCTATCCAGTGACCGTCGGCTTCACCGCCGGCATCGCCATCATCATCTTCTCCGGCCAGATCGTCGAGCTGTTCGGGCTGAAACTCGCCGGCAAAGAACCTGGACCGTTGGTGCCGAAGCTGATGGCGATCGGCGAGGCGGCCGGCACGATCAATCTCGCCGCCACCTTCGTCGCTCTGCTGACCATCGTCGCCATTGCCCTGATGAAGCGGTGGCGGCCGAAATGGCCAGCCATGCTGATCGCCATCGGTCTGGCGTCGCTTGTCGTGGCGCTGTTTTCGCTGCCTGCCGAAACGATCGGCACGCGCTTCGGCGGCATCCCGCGCAGCCTGCAAATGCCGGCCTTTCCGCCGATCAGCTTCGACAGGATGATCGACGTCCTGCCGGACGCCTTAGCCTTTGCGCTGCTCGGCGCGATCGAATCGCTGCTATCAGCGGTGGTCGCCGACGGCATGACAGGAAGGCGGCACCGCTCCAACTGCGAACTGGTGGCGCAAGGTTTTGCCAACATCGCGTCCGCCCTGTTCGGCGGCATCTGCACCACCGGCACCATAGCCCGCACGGCGACCAATGTGCGGGCCGGCGCGCATGGACCGGTTTCGGGCATGATCCACTCTGCCCTCCTGCTTGCCCTGATGCTGGTGGCGGCGCCGCTGGCCAGCTACATCCCGCTTGCAGCGCTTGCCGGCGTTCTGGCGGTGGTGTGCTGGAACATGTTCGAGAAGCAGGCCTTTGCCACGCTGCTGCGTGCCTCGCGCGGCGACGCGCTGGTGCTGATGGCGACATTCCTGATCGTCATCTTCCGCGATCTCACCGAAGGCATCGTCGTCGGCTTCGCGCTGGGCTCGATCTTGTTCATCGACCGCATGGCCAAGAGCATTGCGGTCGAGCCTGATCAGGGACTGGTGCAGGACGATGTCGCCGACAGAACCGGCGCCGCCAGCGCATACGATTCCAGCGAAGCCAGCGATGCCGACACCGTCGTCTACCGGATTTCCGGCGCCTTCTTCTTCGGCGCCGCCTCGACCGTCGCCACGGTGCTGGACCGCATCGCCGACCAGCGCAAGAACTTCATCCTCGACTGCTCGGCAGTGCCGTTCTTCGATTCAACGGCGGCCAACGTCATCGAGAGCGCTGCCCACAAGGCGAGGCGCGCCGGCGTGCGCTTCATCATATCAGGTGCTTCGCCGCAGACCCGCCGCATGCTGATCAACCACGGCGTCAAACGGCCGCTGGTGACATACGCCGCCTCGATCAGGGACGCGCGAGCGCAGTTGAAGAATGCCGCGCCGGGCGAGGTCTAA
- a CDS encoding CHAD domain-containing protein has translation MSYRIDPRLPLTGEVRRILAEEIGKALVHLDAARDRPEQALHKCRRRLKKIRALLRLVRPGDEIFCSTENHCYREVAALLAEPREATALIETIDRLAKNFPEQSAGGGLDAVRDTLVARQHELHDGAGLGAAIAAATAACEDGISRIDKLALPDQPEQAADVLAEGARVTLRRAKKALDKAGSRGDADDFHDLRKAAKTHGMHLSLLGRLWPTPIKARRKAVDELGERLGELHDVFVLRTLLDAGERPLGSPQETRLLSKLLRRSEKSLKKTCLAAAADLFGDRPRRSTKKLARKARTDLAAAPHEDTSAPGAAA, from the coding sequence ATGAGCTACCGCATCGATCCGCGCCTGCCGTTGACCGGCGAGGTCAGGCGCATCCTCGCTGAGGAGATCGGCAAGGCGCTCGTCCATCTGGACGCGGCGCGTGACAGGCCGGAGCAGGCGCTGCACAAATGCCGCAGGCGGCTGAAGAAGATACGTGCCTTGCTGCGCCTGGTCCGCCCCGGAGACGAAATATTTTGCAGTACCGAGAACCATTGCTACCGAGAGGTGGCTGCCCTGCTTGCCGAACCGCGCGAGGCGACCGCGCTGATTGAAACCATCGACCGGCTGGCAAAAAACTTTCCCGAGCAAAGCGCTGGTGGCGGTCTCGATGCCGTTCGCGACACGCTGGTGGCGCGCCAGCACGAATTGCATGATGGAGCTGGCCTCGGCGCCGCGATAGCTGCCGCGACTGCCGCTTGCGAGGACGGCATCAGCCGAATCGATAAATTAGCCTTGCCCGACCAGCCCGAACAGGCCGCCGACGTGCTTGCCGAAGGCGCCCGCGTCACTCTGCGTCGCGCCAAAAAGGCGCTGGACAAGGCAGGCTCTCGCGGTGATGCCGACGATTTCCACGATCTGCGCAAGGCGGCAAAGACTCACGGAATGCATCTGTCGCTGCTTGGAAGGCTGTGGCCGACGCCGATCAAGGCCCGGCGCAAGGCGGTCGACGAACTCGGCGAAAGACTGGGCGAACTGCATGATGTGTTCGTCTTGCGCACGCTTCTCGATGCCGGCGAGCGGCCGCTCGGCTCTCCTCAGGAAACGCGACTGCTGAGCAAGCTGCTGAGGCGCTCGGAGAAAAGCCTGAAAAAGACCTGTCTCGCGGCGGCAGCCGATCTGTTCGGCGACAGGCCCAGGCGCTCGACAAAAAAACTCGCGCGCAAGGCACGCACCGATCTTGCCGCCGCACCGCACGAAGACACCAGCGCGCCCGGCGCCGCTGCCTGA
- a CDS encoding CYTH domain-containing protein → MVKEIERKFLVSGDGWRDLVEADIRIRQFYLVAAPDRSVRVRISDGASAKLTLKFGSKARERDEFEYPIALADAEEMLAFAIGRVIEKTRHHVRHRGHLYEVDVFGGMLSGLVVAELETPQDVQGEMLPDWLGREVTGEHRFYNASLALEGIPEIAA, encoded by the coding sequence ATGGTCAAGGAAATCGAGCGCAAGTTCCTGGTCTCCGGCGATGGCTGGCGGGATTTGGTCGAAGCGGACATCCGCATTCGCCAGTTCTATCTCGTTGCCGCGCCCGACCGCTCGGTCCGCGTGCGCATCAGCGACGGCGCCTCGGCAAAGCTGACGCTCAAATTCGGCAGCAAGGCCCGCGAACGCGACGAATTCGAATATCCAATCGCTCTGGCGGATGCGGAAGAGATGCTGGCCTTCGCCATCGGTCGTGTCATCGAGAAGACACGCCACCATGTTAGGCATCGCGGCCATCTCTATGAAGTCGATGTCTTCGGCGGGATGCTTAGCGGTCTGGTGGTCGCCGAGCTTGAGACGCCGCAGGACGTGCAGGGCGAAATGCTGCCAGATTGGCTCGGCCGCGAAGTCACCGGCGAGCACAGGTTCTACAACGCGTCGCTCGCCCTCGAGGGAATTCCGGAGATCGCCGCATGA
- a CDS encoding CerR family C-terminal domain-containing protein — translation MSKPTNAKIPRREASPADMTRAALVRAALKLFGRQGFDGTSTREIAAEARANIGSIAYHFGGKEGLRNAAADYIVDTIQTIAGQAIGNPLAPDNPDAARAQLFTALERMVAFIVARPEAGEIVQFVLRELSHPTAALDRIYDGVFEPTHRRLCLIWEQATGEAAESEATRLTVFTLIGQVVYFRIGREAVMRRMGWRAIGDAEATKIAAAVTDNLSAILARRHLTDRKDRRS, via the coding sequence ATGAGCAAACCGACAAACGCCAAAATTCCGCGCCGCGAGGCATCCCCCGCCGACATGACGCGTGCGGCACTTGTTCGCGCAGCGCTGAAGCTGTTCGGACGCCAGGGTTTCGACGGCACCTCGACGCGCGAGATCGCGGCTGAGGCCAGGGCCAATATCGGCTCGATCGCCTATCATTTCGGCGGCAAGGAAGGGCTTCGCAACGCAGCGGCCGATTATATCGTCGACACCATCCAGACCATTGCCGGCCAGGCGATCGGCAATCCGCTGGCGCCAGACAACCCTGACGCGGCGCGGGCGCAACTGTTCACCGCGTTGGAGCGGATGGTTGCTTTCATTGTGGCAAGGCCGGAGGCCGGCGAGATCGTGCAGTTCGTCCTGCGTGAGCTGTCGCATCCGACGGCGGCACTCGACCGCATCTATGACGGCGTGTTCGAGCCGACGCATCGCCGGCTCTGCCTGATCTGGGAGCAGGCGACGGGCGAGGCGGCCGAAAGCGAGGCTACCCGACTCACCGTGTTCACGCTGATCGGCCAGGTCGTCTATTTCCGCATCGGCCGCGAGGCGGTTATGCGCCGCATGGGCTGGCGCGCGATCGGCGATGCCGAGGCCACCAAGATCGCGGCAGCAGTGACGGATAATCTCAGCGCGATTTTGGCTCGGCGTCATTTAACCGACCGGAAGGATCGTAGGTCATGA
- a CDS encoding HlyD family secretion protein — MSFLCSLPLAALLFSACAPAPPLAVGYVEGDYVLLAPIEVAQVETISVKRGDRVTPGAPVVTLESADAKIAVAQAEAALAQAQAQLADLQVGKRPEEIEVLKAQVDMAKAQAADAKRRYTRASDLFKRGTGTQADYDTASATLEIANAQLGQAQANLAVGGLPARSETIKAADNQVKQAQSALEQARWRLAKRVLAAPSPGRINDVIRYPGDTAGPTAPVISILPDGAVKLSVYVPESAFSSVEVGMLLNVHCDGCGPDVKARVSYVSPDPEFTPPVIYSLETRQKLVYLVEARPEGDAGALRPGQIVDVELADIGK; from the coding sequence ATGAGTTTTCTCTGCTCGCTGCCGCTCGCCGCCCTGCTTTTCAGTGCCTGCGCACCGGCGCCGCCGCTCGCCGTCGGCTATGTCGAGGGCGACTATGTGCTGCTCGCGCCGATCGAGGTGGCGCAGGTCGAGACGATTTCGGTCAAGCGCGGCGACCGCGTCACGCCGGGCGCGCCGGTGGTGACGCTGGAAAGCGCCGACGCAAAAATAGCCGTCGCGCAAGCCGAAGCGGCCCTTGCCCAGGCCCAGGCGCAACTTGCCGACCTGCAGGTCGGCAAGCGGCCGGAAGAGATTGAGGTGCTCAAGGCGCAGGTCGACATGGCCAAGGCACAAGCCGCCGACGCCAAACGCAGATACACCCGCGCCAGCGATTTGTTCAAACGCGGCACCGGCACCCAGGCCGATTACGATACGGCTTCCGCGACGCTGGAAATTGCCAACGCGCAGCTCGGCCAGGCGCAAGCCAATCTTGCAGTCGGCGGTCTGCCGGCGCGGTCCGAGACGATCAAGGCCGCCGACAATCAGGTCAAGCAGGCGCAATCGGCGCTGGAGCAAGCGCGCTGGCGGCTGGCGAAGCGTGTGCTGGCGGCGCCTTCGCCCGGCCGCATCAACGATGTGATCCGCTATCCCGGCGACACCGCCGGGCCGACCGCGCCGGTCATTTCGATTCTGCCGGACGGCGCAGTGAAGCTCAGCGTCTATGTGCCGGAAAGCGCGTTCTCGTCGGTGGAAGTCGGCATGCTGCTCAACGTCCATTGCGACGGCTGCGGGCCGGACGTGAAGGCTCGCGTCAGCTACGTGTCGCCGGACCCGGAATTCACACCGCCGGTGATCTACTCGCTCGAGACCCGGCAGAAGCTGGTCTATCTGGTCGAGGCGCGGCCGGAGGGCGACGCCGGTGCGCTGCGACCGGGGCAGATCGTCGATGTCGAACTGGCGGATATCGGCAAATGA
- a CDS encoding ABC transporter ATP-binding protein has product MNVIDVHGLVKRFGDKTVVDHVTMTVAEGEIVGFLGPNGSGKTTTIRIMCGLLTPDEGEGTVLGFDIRTDSLRIKREVGYMTQKFSFYEDLTIAENLEFVARLYGLKPLNEHVARTLEDLGLTSRKDQLAGTLSGGWKQRLALAACIMHKPRLLLLDEPTAGVDPKARREFWDEIHRLASGGLTVLVSTHYMDEAERCHRIGYISYGRMLATGTVNEVVSNAGLTTFVVQGPRLDQVAAALSGRSGVDQVAPFGATLHVVGSDKAALQAALSDVEKDHNGVTVTPGETSLEDVFIQFMSGSKDNMG; this is encoded by the coding sequence ATGAACGTCATCGACGTCCACGGCCTGGTCAAGCGTTTTGGTGACAAGACCGTCGTCGACCATGTGACGATGACGGTGGCCGAGGGCGAGATCGTCGGCTTCCTCGGCCCCAACGGCTCTGGCAAGACGACGACCATCCGCATCATGTGCGGCCTGCTGACGCCGGATGAGGGCGAAGGCACGGTGCTCGGCTTCGACATCCGCACCGACAGTCTGAGGATCAAGCGCGAAGTCGGCTATATGACGCAGAAATTCTCGTTCTACGAGGATTTGACCATCGCCGAAAATCTGGAATTCGTCGCGCGGCTCTATGGGCTGAAGCCGCTCAACGAGCATGTCGCCAGGACGCTGGAGGATCTTGGCCTCACCTCGCGCAAGGACCAGTTGGCCGGCACGCTGTCCGGTGGCTGGAAGCAGCGGCTGGCACTGGCCGCCTGCATCATGCACAAGCCCAGATTGCTGCTGCTCGACGAGCCGACGGCGGGCGTCGATCCGAAGGCGCGGCGTGAATTCTGGGACGAGATCCATCGGCTGGCCAGCGGCGGGCTGACCGTGCTGGTCTCCACGCATTACATGGACGAGGCAGAGCGCTGCCACCGCATCGGCTACATCTCCTACGGCAGGATGCTGGCCACCGGCACGGTCAACGAGGTGGTCAGCAATGCCGGGCTGACGACCTTCGTGGTGCAGGGTCCGCGGCTTGACCAGGTCGCTGCCGCACTCAGCGGCCGGTCCGGTGTCGACCAGGTGGCGCCGTTCGGCGCGACGCTGCATGTCGTCGGTTCCGACAAGGCGGCGCTTCAGGCGGCCCTCTCCGATGTCGAGAAAGACCACAACGGCGTCACGGTGACGCCGGGCGAGACCAGCCTGGAGGATGTGTTCATCCAGTTCATGTCCGGCTCGAAGGACAATATGGGATGA
- a CDS encoding ABC transporter permease, with amino-acid sequence MNSVFSFARLGALLIKEFIQMRRDRITFAMMLGVPLMQLVLFGYAINNDPKSLPAALVAMSSDPYTRAMVSALQTTGYYRFDHVAQSAAEAEFLMARGDVAFVVTIPTDFARRVERGDQPQILIEADATDPAVASGAISTLGTVANQALLRARGMQETAAEAARGQLEVVVHRRYNPEGISQYNIVPGLLGVILQMTMVMMTSIALTRETERGTMENLLAMPSSPLEIMLGKVLPYLVVGAVQVVVVLAAAKLLFGVPFTGSLSLLLAAVLVFVLALVLLGYTISTMARTQMQALQLTFFFFLPSILLSGFMFPYRGMPGWAQIFGEILPLTHFLRIIRAVMLKGADLPAVATEIGWLVVFVALFAGVALVRFRRTLD; translated from the coding sequence ATAAACAGCGTCTTTTCCTTCGCCAGGCTCGGTGCCTTGCTGATCAAGGAGTTCATCCAGATGCGGCGCGACCGCATCACCTTCGCCATGATGCTGGGCGTGCCGCTGATGCAGTTGGTGCTGTTTGGCTATGCCATCAACAACGATCCGAAGAGCCTGCCGGCAGCCCTGGTGGCGATGAGCAGCGATCCCTATACGCGAGCCATGGTTTCGGCGCTGCAGACCACCGGCTACTACCGCTTCGACCATGTCGCGCAAAGTGCCGCCGAGGCGGAATTCCTGATGGCGCGTGGCGACGTCGCCTTCGTCGTCACCATTCCCACCGATTTTGCCCGGCGGGTCGAGCGCGGCGACCAGCCGCAAATCCTGATCGAGGCTGATGCGACCGACCCCGCCGTCGCCAGCGGCGCGATTTCGACGCTCGGCACCGTCGCCAACCAGGCGCTGCTCAGGGCGCGCGGCATGCAGGAGACGGCTGCCGAAGCTGCCCGAGGCCAGCTCGAAGTGGTGGTGCACCGACGCTACAATCCGGAAGGCATCTCGCAATACAACATCGTGCCCGGCCTGCTCGGCGTCATCCTGCAGATGACGATGGTGATGATGACCTCGATCGCGCTGACGCGCGAGACCGAGCGCGGCACGATGGAAAACCTTCTGGCGATGCCGTCCAGCCCGCTCGAAATCATGCTGGGCAAGGTGCTGCCCTATCTGGTGGTCGGCGCCGTGCAAGTGGTGGTGGTGCTGGCAGCGGCCAAGCTGCTGTTTGGGGTTCCCTTCACCGGGTCGTTGTCGCTGCTGCTCGCCGCGGTTCTGGTCTTCGTGCTGGCGCTGGTGCTGCTCGGCTACACCATCTCGACGATGGCGCGCACGCAGATGCAGGCACTGCAACTCACCTTCTTCTTCTTCCTGCCGTCGATCCTGTTGTCGGGCTTCATGTTCCCCTATCGCGGCATGCCGGGCTGGGCGCAGATCTTCGGCGAGATCCTGCCGCTGACGCATTTCCTGCGCATCATCCGCGCGGTGATGCTGAAGGGCGCCGACCTGCCGGCGGTCGCAACCGAAATCGGCTGGCTGGTGGTGTTCGTGGCGCTGTTTGCCGGCGTGGCGCTGGTGCGGTTCCGCCGGACGCTGGATTAG
- a CDS encoding glutathione S-transferase family protein, with amino-acid sequence MKLLFSRNPNPRLAVAVARYLDAKVEFEFASPFAPGQAERYRLLNPNLSLPILVGSGNSLWEADAIACRLSRDAHSDFWRTGDDEPELIRWLSWGKENFARACDVVHFERGTKQRYGIGPIDQHRVEEALRDFRTAAAILEAALSERDWLVENSVSYADFRMATFLPFNDVARLPLDDYPAVSRWYRQLEEIDAWRDPFQGLDAPELPPVRGSPHEPRSE; translated from the coding sequence ATGAAACTGCTCTTCAGCCGTAATCCCAATCCTCGCCTGGCGGTCGCCGTGGCACGTTATCTCGACGCAAAGGTCGAGTTTGAGTTCGCATCGCCCTTCGCTCCTGGGCAGGCTGAGCGATATCGCCTGCTAAATCCCAACCTTTCATTGCCGATACTCGTAGGCTCGGGAAACAGCCTCTGGGAGGCTGACGCCATAGCCTGCCGGCTATCACGCGACGCGCATTCAGATTTCTGGCGCACCGGCGACGACGAACCCGAGCTGATCCGATGGCTCAGTTGGGGTAAAGAGAATTTTGCAAGAGCTTGCGATGTCGTGCATTTCGAACGCGGCACCAAGCAGCGCTATGGGATTGGCCCGATCGATCAGCACCGGGTTGAGGAGGCGCTGAGAGACTTTCGCACGGCCGCTGCAATCCTTGAGGCCGCGCTTTCCGAGCGAGACTGGCTGGTCGAAAACTCGGTTTCCTATGCCGACTTTCGAATGGCGACGTTTCTGCCTTTCAACGATGTCGCCAGATTGCCGCTCGACGATTATCCTGCGGTCAGTCGCTGGTATCGCCAACTTGAAGAGATCGACGCCTGGCGCGATCCTTTCCAAGGGCTGGATGCGCCTGAGTTGCCGCCGGTCCGGGGAAGCCCGCATGAACCTCGATCCGAATGA